A window of Nicotiana tabacum cultivar K326 chromosome 24, ASM71507v2, whole genome shotgun sequence contains these coding sequences:
- the LOC107807833 gene encoding pathogenesis-related protein 1B-like, whose amino-acid sequence MGFVLFSQMPSFFLVSTLLLFLIISHSSHAQNSQQDYLDAHNTARADVAVEPLTWDDDVAAYAQNYVSQLAADCNLVHSHGQYGENLAQGSGDFMTAAKAVEMWVDEKQYYDYDSNTCAEGQVCGHYTQVVWRNSVRVGCARVQCDNGGYVVSCNYDPPGNVIGQSPFHVIYVRTSA is encoded by the coding sequence ATGGGATTTGTTCTCTTTTCACAAATGCCCTCATTTTTTCTTGTCTCTACACTTCTCTTATTCCTAATAATATCTCACTCTTCTCATGCCCAAAACTCTCAACAAGATTATTTGGATGCCCATAACACAGCTCGTGCAGATGTAGCCGTGGAACCATTAACTTGGGACGACGATGTAGCAGCCTATGCACAAAATTATGTTTCTCAATTGGCTGCAGACTGCAACCTCGTACATTCTCATGGCCAATACGGCGAAAACCTAGCTCAGGGAAGTGGCGATTTTATGACGGCTGCTAAGGCCGTCGAGATGTGGGTCGATGAGAAACAGTACTATGACTATGACTCAAATACTTGTGCAGAAGGACAGGTGTGTGGACACTATACTCAGGTGGTTTGGCGTAACTCGGTTCGTGTTGGATGTGCTAGGGTGCAGTGTGACAATGGAGGATATGTTGTCTCTTGCAACTATGATCCTCCAGGTAATGTTATAGGCCAAAGTCCATTTCACGTTATATATGTACGGACTTCTGCTTGA